TCGACGAGCGACTCCAGGCTCCGCCCTGCGACCGTCACGTGGTCTACCCGTAGGTCCATACAGAGACGGCGAATCGAGCGATCATATGCGTTGTGGGGACGGCGAGGGCTCGACAGACAGCTGGCGCCTGGCCCCGACGCGACGCGCGCGACGGTCGCGTCCTCGACCGCGGCGCTAGCGCCCGACGACCACGTCCTCCGACCCACCCGCTGGCACGTCGACCCCGCCGCGCCCGACGACCTGGTTCCACACCACCAGCACCGACGGCGTGAGGAACACCGCGGTGAGGTACGAGTAGAAGATCGACAGCGCCGTGAGCACGCCGAACTGCCCGAGCACGGGCGTGATCGCGAACACGAGCACGCCGATCCCGGAGGTGGTGGTGAGCATACTCCCGGCGAGCGCACTCCCGGTTCCCCGCACCGCGTCGTCTAACGCCTCCTCCAGTCCAGTCGTGTGGCCGTACTCGTCGGCGAACCGGTGGACGATGTGCGCGGAGTAATCGGTGCCCAGCCCGATCGTGATCGAGAGGATGGTGGCGGTGAGCGCGTTCACCGGGAGGTTCAGTGCCCGCATCGACCCGACGAGGAAGCAGATCGCCACGACGATCGGGACGAGGTTGACGACGCCGAGCGAGGGGCGCCCCTCCAACAGCCAGTAGATGGCGACGAGGAACACCGCCGTCGCGCCGAGCGCGACCGCGAGGCTGGACACCGCCGACGCGAGGATCACGTCCGAGACGGCCTGGAACACGATCGTCTCCCCCGTCGCGGTCGCCTCGAACCGGTAGCGGTCTTCGAGCGTCTGCCCGGTCTGCGTCACCTCGGCCTGCGACGTGTCGGCCTCGATCTGGTAGACGACACGGGCGGCGCGGCGGTCCTCGGTGACGTACCGGAGCGTCTGGTCGCGGGCCGGCGAGTCCAACAGCGCGTCGTAGATCTGGTCGAGGTTGTCGTCGGGGATGCCGTCGTCGTTCGCGTCGTTGCGCTCGACGAGGCGGCGGAACGACGGCGAGGCCGCCGACCGCGACTCGATCACCCCGAGGATGCTCTGGGTCTCTGCGCTCCGGTTCTCGGCGACCACCACCGCAGGGGGCTCCTCAGACGCCCGCGCGAACGACTGCAAGGCGTAGTCCTGCTCGAGGTTCCCTTCGACGTAGATGGTCACGGAGTCGCCCTGCGACTGCTCGAAGTTCGCTTCGAGGAAGTTGATCGTCCCTGTGACGGTGTAGTCGCTCGGGCGGAACGGCTCGGGGAGGTCCTCGAAGACCGCCGGCGTCTCCTCGGGCGGGAGGAAGTCGTCCTGCGAGAACGACGTGTCGACGCCGAGACCGTAGACGCCAGACGCCGCCGCCATGAGGACGACGAGCGCGAAGAACGCCCGCGGCGCGCGGCGCGCGACGAACAGCCCACTGGCAGAGATCCGACCGAGGAGCGACCCCTCTGCCCCCAGCGGGCGCTCGCCGAACGTCGGGAGGTTACGGCGTTCGCGGACGCGGTCGGAGAGCACCTTCAGCGCGGGGAGGAACACGCCGAAGATGAGGAAGGTGAACGTGATGCCGACGGCGGCGACGATGCCGAACTCCCGGATCGGGGCGAGGTCGCTGGTGACGTTCGCGGCGAAGCCCAGCGTGGTCGTCCCGGTGACGATGAAGAACGCGACGAGCAACTGCCGGTTCGCCACCGACATGGACGATCGGATGCCGTTGCCGGCGACGCGCTCCTCGCGGTAGCGGTTGACGCTGTGGATGCCGAAGTCGATGCCGACCGCCAGCAGCAGCGGCGGGACCGCGATGAGGAGTTGGGAGAACGGGATGCCCACGAGGCCGAGGAAGCCGAACGTCCAGACGAGCGTGATCCCGAGCGCGACCAGTCCCAACACGAGGTCGACGGGGTCGCGGTAGGCGACCACGAGGAACACGAAGATGAGACCGATGGACGCGGGCAACACGAGGATCAGCGAGTCGAAGACGACGTTCGCGAACTCCGCGGAGACGAGGCCACCGCCGAACACGGTGATGTCGCCGCCGACGGTCCCGACGATGTTCTGGGCGCGCTGTTGGATCGAGGTCAGCGGGCTGTCGGTGCCGGCGCCCGCCGAGCCGCCGGTGGCGCCGATCGGTTCGTGGACGACGACCGCGACGGTCGCGCTCGCGCGGGCCGCGCTGGGGTTGAAGTCGTCGCTGAGTTGGCTCGTGAACGACTCACGCTCGGCGGCGGCGCGAACCGCCGCGTCGATCTCACGGGGCGTCGCGGCCTCCACAGCGCGGATCTGCGCGTCGAGCGTCCGCGCGCTCGGGTCGAGCGTGGTGGCGACCACCGACGCCGCGCTCGACGTGGAGACGACCCGCAGGGCGGGCGTGTCGGCGAGGCGTCGCTGGGCCTCCAGCATCCGCAACAGCGCCGGCTTCGCGAGCACGTTCGGCCCACGCTGGATCAGTTGGGTGCTGCCGGAGCTCGCCGCGAACGTCGGCGAGAACTCCTCGTCGACCGCCTCGAACGCCCGCTGCGCCGGGAGGTCCTCGGTGAACTGGCTCGTCCCCGCGTCCGTCGAGACGCCGCCGAGCCCCACCGCGAACCCCGCCGTGAGCACGAGGAACACCGCGACGACCACGCCGGGTCGGTCGACGGTCGCACGCGAGACGGCGTCGACGGCGCGCTCGTACGCCCTCATCCGTCGGTCCCGGGCGGCCCGTCGTCGCCTCCCTCGTGTCCAGTCGACGCGTCGTC
The DNA window shown above is from Halobaculum marinum and carries:
- a CDS encoding efflux RND transporter permease subunit, giving the protein MRAYERAVDAVSRATVDRPGVVVAVFLVLTAGFAVGLGGVSTDAGTSQFTEDLPAQRAFEAVDEEFSPTFAASSGSTQLIQRGPNVLAKPALLRMLEAQRRLADTPALRVVSTSSAASVVATTLDPSARTLDAQIRAVEAATPREIDAAVRAAAERESFTSQLSDDFNPSAARASATVAVVVHEPIGATGGSAGAGTDSPLTSIQQRAQNIVGTVGGDITVFGGGLVSAEFANVVFDSLILVLPASIGLIFVFLVVAYRDPVDLVLGLVALGITLVWTFGFLGLVGIPFSQLLIAVPPLLLAVGIDFGIHSVNRYREERVAGNGIRSSMSVANRQLLVAFFIVTGTTTLGFAANVTSDLAPIREFGIVAAVGITFTFLIFGVFLPALKVLSDRVRERRNLPTFGERPLGAEGSLLGRISASGLFVARRAPRAFFALVVLMAAASGVYGLGVDTSFSQDDFLPPEETPAVFEDLPEPFRPSDYTVTGTINFLEANFEQSQGDSVTIYVEGNLEQDYALQSFARASEEPPAVVVAENRSAETQSILGVIESRSAASPSFRRLVERNDANDDGIPDDNLDQIYDALLDSPARDQTLRYVTEDRRAARVVYQIEADTSQAEVTQTGQTLEDRYRFEATATGETIVFQAVSDVILASAVSSLAVALGATAVFLVAIYWLLEGRPSLGVVNLVPIVVAICFLVGSMRALNLPVNALTATILSITIGLGTDYSAHIVHRFADEYGHTTGLEEALDDAVRGTGSALAGSMLTTTSGIGVLVFAITPVLGQFGVLTALSIFYSYLTAVFLTPSVLVVWNQVVGRGGVDVPAGGSEDVVVGR